A genomic window from Anthocerotibacter panamensis C109 includes:
- a CDS encoding gluconokinase: MPITVIVVIGVTGSGKTTVGRMLAEALGWEFSDADDVHPAANIEKMQRGIPLTDQDRAGWLDVLKAAITVWLNENRKTVLACSALKAQYRNLLQSDRVCFVYLHGSFALIQARLVQRQGHFMPDSLLQSQFDALEEPTDALAIDISLTPEAIVQEIRRGLNI; this comes from the coding sequence ATGCCTATCACCGTCATCGTTGTAATAGGGGTTACCGGGTCGGGGAAAACTACCGTTGGTCGGATGCTAGCTGAGGCTTTAGGCTGGGAATTTAGCGATGCCGACGATGTTCACCCCGCCGCCAATATCGAAAAGATGCAGCGGGGTATCCCGCTCACAGACCAAGACCGCGCCGGATGGCTAGACGTCCTCAAAGCTGCAATTACGGTCTGGCTGAACGAAAACCGCAAGACTGTTCTCGCCTGCTCTGCTCTCAAAGCGCAGTACCGGAACCTGCTCCAGTCCGACCGGGTGTGCTTCGTCTATCTGCATGGCAGCTTTGCTCTAATCCAAGCCCGCCTCGTCCAGCGTCAAGGCCACTTTATGCCTGACTCCCTGCTCCAAAGCCAGTTCGATGCCCTAGAAGAACCTACTGATGCCCTTGCTATCGATATCAGTCTGACCCCGGAAGCGATTGTCCAGGAA
- a CDS encoding 2-isopropylmalate synthase, whose protein sequence is MTASVPTAQPEHVLIFDTTLRDGEQCPGATLNTPEKLEVARQLARLGVDIIEAGFPFASPGDFEAVRLIAEQVQGPIICGLARALPGDIKRCAEAVAPASRRRIHTFLSTSDIHLQYQLRKTRAEVLAIAAEMVGYSRSLVEDVEFSPMDAGRTEPEFLYRVIEAAIQAGARTINIPDTVGYTTPQEFGQLIAGIRANVPGIEGVVLSVHCHNDLGLAVANSLEAVKNGVRQIECTINGIGERAGNASLEEIVMALFVRRNYFNPYFGRPVACQDPLTQIKTQEIYRTSRLVSNLTGMLVQPNKAIVGANAFAHESGIHQDGLLKNKNTYEIMDAQSIGLTDNTLVLGKHSGRNAFRSRLEELGYQLSDDDLNRAFLRFKDLADKKKTVSDWDLEAIVNDELRVAPQAFTLERVQVSCGDHGLPTATVQLLGPDGIELVDAAVGTGPVDAVYKAINRIVQVPNELIEFSVQSVTAGIDAIGEVTIRLRHNQQTYSGHSANTDIIVASARAYISALNKLYQTLKEGSQPMLLSRQEAKEV, encoded by the coding sequence ATGACTGCTTCAGTACCTACGGCCCAACCGGAACACGTCCTGATTTTCGATACCACCCTGCGTGATGGCGAGCAGTGCCCCGGCGCAACGCTCAACACGCCTGAGAAGTTGGAAGTAGCCCGCCAACTAGCTCGACTTGGGGTGGACATCATCGAAGCAGGCTTTCCCTTTGCCAGCCCAGGGGATTTTGAAGCGGTGCGGCTCATTGCCGAGCAGGTCCAAGGACCGATCATCTGCGGCCTCGCCCGCGCCCTGCCGGGGGATATCAAGCGTTGTGCCGAAGCTGTAGCCCCAGCGAGCCGCCGCCGGATACATACTTTTCTTTCGACTTCGGATATTCATCTGCAATATCAGTTGCGCAAAACCCGCGCTGAAGTCCTAGCTATTGCCGCAGAGATGGTTGGCTACAGTCGTTCTCTGGTAGAGGACGTAGAATTTTCGCCCATGGATGCCGGACGCACCGAGCCAGAATTCCTCTATCGCGTCATTGAAGCAGCAATTCAGGCTGGAGCCAGAACCATCAATATCCCCGACACCGTAGGCTACACTACCCCGCAAGAATTTGGTCAGCTCATCGCAGGCATCCGGGCTAACGTTCCGGGCATTGAAGGCGTAGTGCTCTCCGTCCACTGCCACAATGACCTTGGCCTCGCTGTTGCCAATTCCCTGGAGGCAGTCAAAAATGGGGTGCGTCAGATCGAGTGCACGATCAATGGCATCGGCGAACGGGCGGGGAATGCCTCTTTAGAAGAAATCGTCATGGCCCTTTTTGTCCGCCGCAACTACTTCAATCCCTATTTCGGGCGACCGGTCGCGTGTCAAGACCCGCTCACCCAGATCAAGACCCAGGAGATCTACCGTACCTCGCGCTTGGTCTCGAACCTGACCGGGATGCTCGTCCAGCCCAACAAGGCCATCGTCGGAGCCAATGCCTTCGCCCACGAGTCGGGCATCCATCAAGACGGTCTGCTCAAGAACAAGAACACCTATGAGATCATGGATGCCCAGAGCATCGGGCTCACCGATAATACGTTGGTTTTGGGTAAACACTCGGGGCGGAATGCCTTCCGGTCACGGTTGGAGGAATTGGGCTATCAACTCAGCGATGACGACCTCAATCGTGCTTTCCTGCGCTTCAAAGACTTAGCGGACAAAAAGAAGACCGTGAGCGACTGGGACCTAGAGGCCATCGTCAACGACGAACTGCGCGTTGCACCCCAAGCCTTTACCCTGGAGCGCGTCCAGGTGAGTTGCGGCGACCACGGGCTACCGACAGCTACGGTACAACTGCTGGGACCGGACGGTATTGAACTGGTGGATGCCGCTGTGGGTACCGGTCCAGTGGATGCGGTCTACAAGGCCATCAACCGCATTGTCCAAGTCCCCAATGAGCTGATCGAGTTCTCGGTCCAATCGGTCACTGCCGGGATTGATGCCATCGGGGAGGTCACGATCCGCCTGCGTCACAACCAGCAGACCTACAGCGGTCACAGTGCCAACACGGATATTATTGTCGCTTCGGCCCGCGCCTATATCAGCGCCCTCAACAAGCTCTACCAAACCCTCAAAGAAGGCTCCCAGCCCATGCTCCTCTCTCGCCAGGAAGCTAAAGAGGTCTAG
- a CDS encoding S9 family peptidase, with amino-acid sequence MKRVSVVLAALLLMSSPLIASTGEIVPNENLVVDGIPKIPATLADTVGRYTEFRAAGFLSWHPTRREMLISTRFGDTNQVHQVKFPGGDRKQLTFFPDRIQGASYPPTGEADYFLFNKDTGGNEFSQIYRYDFTTGAVTLLTDGKSRNSGGVWSTQGSQVLYTSTRRNGKDTDLYIMDPRDPKTDRLLTEVEGGGWFPLDWSPDDRTALVQEYVSINESYLWLFDTTTGKKTLLTPKGGPEKISYGAAKFSPDGKGLYVTSDAGSEFQRLTYRPLKGDAAVVLTANIAWDVEDFDLSRDGKWLAFVTNEDGVSVLHMLNTTTRKEQAVPKLPIGVINGLSWHKGGEDLAFSLVSARSTADVYTLNRAKGTLERWTESETGGLNTTTFSTPELIRWQSFDNRQISGFLYRPSPKFTGKRPVVIDIHGGPEGQYRPGFLGRTNYYLNELGVARIYPNVRGSSGYGKTFLKLDNGILREDSVKDIGALLDWIKTQPDLDSDRVMVTGGSYGGYMTLAVATNYNDRICCSLDVVGISNFVTFLERTESYRRDLRRVEYGDERDPAMRAFMLKTAPLNNASKITKPLFVVQGKNDPRVPINEAEQMVATVKKNGREVWYLVAKDEGHGFAKKKNSDYQFYATIAFMQEHLLQ; translated from the coding sequence ATGAAACGTGTATCCGTCGTTTTGGCGGCCCTTTTACTGATGTCTTCACCCTTGATTGCTTCGACTGGTGAGATTGTCCCCAACGAGAATTTAGTCGTTGATGGGATTCCCAAGATTCCGGCTACCCTGGCGGACACGGTTGGGCGCTATACCGAATTCCGCGCCGCAGGCTTCTTGAGCTGGCATCCGACCCGGCGTGAAATGCTCATCTCGACCCGCTTTGGAGACACCAATCAGGTCCATCAGGTGAAATTTCCCGGAGGAGACCGCAAGCAGCTCACCTTTTTCCCAGACCGAATTCAAGGAGCCTCCTACCCGCCCACCGGGGAGGCTGACTATTTCCTTTTTAATAAAGACACTGGGGGCAATGAATTTAGCCAAATCTACCGCTATGACTTCACCACCGGGGCGGTCACCCTGCTGACCGATGGCAAATCGCGCAACAGCGGCGGGGTCTGGTCCACCCAAGGCAGCCAGGTGCTCTACACCTCCACCCGCCGCAACGGTAAGGACACCGACCTCTATATTATGGACCCCCGTGACCCCAAGACGGACCGACTCCTGACGGAGGTCGAGGGCGGGGGCTGGTTTCCGCTGGATTGGTCCCCGGATGACCGGACTGCCCTTGTCCAGGAATATGTCTCTATCAACGAGAGCTATCTCTGGCTCTTTGACACCACGACCGGAAAGAAGACTTTACTTACGCCCAAGGGTGGTCCTGAGAAGATTTCCTATGGTGCGGCGAAGTTCAGTCCCGACGGCAAGGGTCTCTATGTCACGAGTGATGCGGGCTCTGAGTTTCAGCGGCTCACCTACCGTCCCCTCAAGGGCGATGCTGCGGTGGTCCTGACTGCCAATATTGCCTGGGATGTAGAAGACTTTGATCTTTCCCGCGATGGTAAATGGCTCGCCTTTGTCACCAATGAAGATGGGGTCAGCGTACTCCACATGCTCAATACGACTACCCGCAAAGAACAGGCGGTCCCCAAGCTACCCATCGGTGTCATCAATGGTCTCTCCTGGCACAAGGGGGGGGAAGACCTCGCCTTCAGTTTGGTCTCTGCTCGCTCCACCGCCGACGTATACACCCTCAATAGGGCAAAGGGCACCTTGGAACGCTGGACCGAAAGTGAGACCGGCGGGCTCAACACCACCACCTTCAGCACGCCTGAACTCATCCGCTGGCAAAGTTTTGATAACCGGCAGATCTCCGGTTTTCTCTATCGCCCATCCCCCAAGTTCACCGGCAAGCGCCCTGTCGTTATCGATATCCACGGCGGACCGGAGGGGCAGTATCGACCGGGCTTTTTGGGACGCACCAACTACTATCTCAATGAACTTGGGGTAGCCCGCATCTATCCGAACGTGCGCGGTTCTTCAGGCTATGGCAAGACCTTCCTCAAACTCGACAACGGAATCCTCCGGGAGGACTCAGTCAAGGATATCGGAGCACTCCTCGACTGGATCAAGACCCAACCGGACCTCGACAGTGACCGGGTGATGGTGACTGGGGGCAGCTACGGCGGCTATATGACGCTGGCGGTTGCCACCAACTACAACGACCGCATCTGTTGTTCTTTAGATGTGGTGGGCATCTCCAACTTCGTGACCTTCCTGGAGCGCACCGAGAGCTACCGTCGGGACTTGCGCCGGGTGGAGTACGGCGACGAACGCGACCCAGCCATGCGAGCATTCATGCTCAAGACTGCGCCTTTAAATAATGCCAGCAAAATCACCAAACCGCTCTTCGTCGTCCAAGGCAAAAACGACCCCCGCGTGCCCATCAACGAAGCGGAACAGATGGTTGCCACGGTCAAGAAAAATGGCCGTGAGGTCTGGTATCTGGTCGCTAAAGATGAAGGTCATGGCTTCGCCAAAAAGAAAAACAGCGACTATCAGTTTTACGCGACGATTGCCTTTATGCAGGAGCATCTGTTGCAGTAG
- a CDS encoding cytochrome P450: MVNFFSGSVDLSQEIFQLPGPHRSSLVGNLLDFGRDPLGFLSHCARTYGSIVPLRFGLTPVCLLNEPELVEHVLKNPQVFSKSRGLRSLHRLLGEGLLTSEGDIWLHQRKLMQPVFHQRRIHAYSHTMVAFAERMLAIWQEGETRDLHRDMMRLTLDLVMKTIFSWEVSDPEAQDVAHALAVAIHWFERRRNQNFVVWEWFLQPEDRRYREAIERMDERIYTILAERHRRPDDTGDLLSLLMEARDEADGSQLSDLQLRDEVATLMLAGHETTANTLCWAWLLLSQHLDAEERLIHELSEVLDDRPPTLADLPRLHYTDGVIKEALRLYPPVTILSRETSQDTEIGGYAVPKGCVLLLSQWTMHRDPRYFVDPELFRPERWGADLERQLPRGAYFPFGDGPRICIGKSFALMEALLILATIARQVHFTLVAPVTPEPSLTLRPAQGMKVRVNRR, encoded by the coding sequence ATGGTCAATTTCTTCTCAGGCTCCGTAGACCTGAGTCAGGAAATCTTTCAACTCCCTGGCCCACACCGCAGTTCTTTGGTCGGGAATCTCTTGGATTTTGGGCGCGATCCCCTGGGCTTCTTGAGCCACTGTGCCCGGACTTATGGCTCTATCGTGCCTCTGCGCTTTGGGCTGACCCCGGTATGCCTGCTCAATGAACCGGAATTGGTCGAACATGTCCTGAAAAATCCGCAGGTCTTCAGCAAAAGCCGGGGGTTGCGCTCCCTGCACCGCTTGTTGGGTGAAGGGCTCTTGACCAGTGAAGGGGATATTTGGCTGCACCAGCGCAAACTCATGCAACCCGTGTTTCACCAACGGCGCATCCACGCCTACAGCCATACCATGGTCGCCTTTGCCGAGCGGATGTTGGCTATCTGGCAGGAAGGCGAGACTCGGGACCTGCACCGGGACATGATGCGCCTCACCCTAGACCTTGTGATGAAGACGATCTTTAGTTGGGAAGTGAGCGACCCTGAAGCCCAAGATGTTGCCCACGCATTAGCGGTGGCAATCCATTGGTTCGAGCGTAGGCGCAACCAGAACTTTGTGGTCTGGGAATGGTTCTTGCAGCCTGAGGACCGTCGCTACCGGGAGGCTATCGAGCGCATGGATGAGCGCATCTATACCATTCTTGCGGAGCGCCACCGCCGCCCGGATGATACGGGTGACCTGCTCTCGCTGTTGATGGAAGCCCGAGATGAAGCGGATGGGAGTCAATTGAGCGACCTCCAACTACGCGATGAAGTAGCGACCCTGATGCTGGCTGGACACGAAACCACCGCTAACACTCTGTGCTGGGCATGGCTGCTGCTGTCCCAACATCTCGACGCTGAGGAGCGTCTGATCCACGAACTCAGCGAAGTTTTGGACGACCGCCCCCCGACCTTGGCGGACCTGCCCCGGCTGCACTACACCGATGGGGTCATCAAAGAAGCGCTACGCCTCTATCCCCCGGTGACCATCCTGAGCCGCGAGACGAGCCAGGACACTGAAATCGGCGGCTACGCTGTACCCAAAGGGTGTGTCCTCCTGCTGAGCCAATGGACCATGCACCGTGACCCACGCTATTTTGTGGACCCGGAGCTTTTTCGTCCAGAGCGCTGGGGAGCAGATCTAGAGCGGCAATTGCCACGGGGAGCCTACTTCCCCTTTGGAGATGGTCCGCGCATCTGTATCGGCAAAAGTTTTGCCTTGATGGAAGCCCTGCTTATTTTGGCAACCATCGCCCGCCAAGTGCACTTCACCCTAGTCGCCCCGGTGACCCCCGAGCCCTCTTTGACCCTACGCCCCGCCCAGGGAATGAAAGTCCGCGTCAATCGACGCTGA
- the ybaK gene encoding Cys-tRNA(Pro) deacylase: MKTNAVRILDKLSISYRLCTYEVDPEDLSAESVARKIGLPPEQVFKTLVVYGDQKTVLLAVIPGDAALDLKALARLSGQRKVELVPLKDVQPLTGYIRGGVTALACKKDYPVYLDEQAERYEFISISAGVRGTQILIAPGDYLQAVQGTEGAIAHLKGR; the protein is encoded by the coding sequence ATGAAAACCAATGCGGTTCGCATCCTCGACAAGTTGAGCATCTCCTACCGGCTGTGCACCTACGAAGTCGATCCCGAAGACCTGTCGGCGGAGTCGGTAGCCCGCAAAATTGGCCTGCCGCCCGAGCAAGTCTTTAAAACCCTGGTTGTCTATGGCGACCAAAAAACGGTTTTATTGGCAGTGATCCCCGGCGATGCGGCGTTGGACCTGAAGGCCCTAGCCCGCCTCAGCGGACAGCGCAAAGTAGAGCTTGTGCCCCTAAAAGACGTGCAGCCATTAACCGGCTATATTCGAGGCGGCGTCACAGCCCTCGCCTGCAAAAAAGACTACCCGGTCTATCTCGATGAGCAGGCTGAACGATACGAATTCATCTCGATCTCAGCCGGCGTGCGCGGTACCCAAATCCTGATCGCTCCAGGAGATTACCTACAGGCAGTACAAGGGACTGAGGGAGCTATTGCGCACTTGAAAGGGAGGTAG
- a CDS encoding alpha/beta fold hydrolase: protein MAKADLRRRTLKVTGLHISCLTVGKTGSPVILLHGGALDSASLSYKYLLAPLAQNHRVFAPDLPGYGRSDKPYIEYTLAYYLRFLGKLMDALDLERASLVGISLGGGIGLGFALRHPERVEKLVLAGSYGLGGELPLAPLAYLLVHCPLVDELVWAWVRTDRAQVRRSLENIIYRREVITEALITNVIQRLQQPGAAHAFRSLQRNEIDWRGLRTNYYDKLLALQVPTLIIHGEQDQLVPLALARQAHQRIKGSRLHILRDCGHWPVREKVEEFNQVVVEFLAG, encoded by the coding sequence ATGGCAAAAGCCGATCTACGGCGGCGGACCCTAAAGGTGACCGGTCTGCACATCTCCTGCCTCACCGTTGGCAAAACCGGTTCGCCGGTCATATTACTCCATGGTGGTGCCCTTGATTCTGCTTCCTTGAGCTACAAATACCTCCTGGCACCCCTCGCCCAAAACCACCGCGTCTTCGCCCCCGATCTACCGGGCTACGGCAGGAGTGACAAGCCCTATATCGAGTACACCCTCGCTTATTACCTCCGCTTTCTGGGCAAACTCATGGATGCGCTGGACCTAGAACGCGCCAGTCTGGTCGGAATCTCCTTAGGGGGTGGAATTGGGCTGGGTTTTGCCCTACGGCATCCCGAGCGGGTAGAGAAACTGGTGCTAGCAGGCAGCTACGGTCTGGGAGGCGAACTGCCTCTGGCTCCGCTCGCCTATCTCTTGGTCCACTGCCCGCTTGTAGATGAATTGGTTTGGGCTTGGGTCCGCACTGACCGGGCACAGGTGCGTCGGAGTCTGGAGAATATCATCTATCGTCGGGAGGTCATCACCGAAGCGCTGATTACCAACGTGATCCAGCGTCTTCAACAGCCCGGTGCAGCTCATGCCTTCCGCTCCCTCCAGCGCAATGAGATTGATTGGCGCGGGCTGCGCACGAACTACTATGACAAGCTACTAGCCCTACAGGTCCCCACGTTGATCATCCATGGCGAACAGGACCAACTCGTACCGCTTGCTCTAGCACGGCAGGCACACCAACGGATTAAGGGTTCCCGTTTGCATATCCTGCGGGACTGCGGACACTGGCCGGTCCGAGAAAAAGTTGAGGAGTTTAATCAAGTCGTGGTGGAATTTCTCGCAGGCTAG
- a CDS encoding agmatinase family protein produces the protein MDKDPNQLFERHQTQGWRSAQKEETLSEAAWNAETARARELGLEAAPSIQDRTISTFSRGELPHFAGINTFLKAPYLEDVRQVGNYDVAILGVPLDTGTTYRPGTRFGPQGIRRISALYTPYNFELGVDLREQITLCDLGDVFVIPANIEKAFDQISRAMSHVFRSGTFPIILGGDHSIGYPTVRGVAPHIKGNVGIIHFDRHVDTQETDLDERMHTCPWFHATNISNAQAKNLVQMGIGGWQVPRAGVKICRERETTILTVTDICEMGLDKAVDIALSVASDGTDAVYMSFDIDSIDAGFVPGTGWPEPGGLLPREALYMVQRIAREANLCGLEVVEVSPPYDISDITSLMATRVIMDVLAALVDSGKLPRRTPSYLNCDPSTEPWAL, from the coding sequence ATAGATAAAGACCCCAATCAGCTCTTCGAACGCCATCAAACCCAAGGTTGGCGCTCCGCCCAAAAAGAAGAAACCCTCTCTGAAGCTGCCTGGAATGCCGAGACTGCCCGCGCCCGCGAACTGGGACTTGAAGCAGCTCCTAGCATCCAGGACCGCACGATCAGCACCTTTTCGCGCGGTGAATTACCCCATTTCGCGGGTATCAATACCTTTTTAAAAGCGCCCTATCTCGAAGATGTGCGTCAGGTGGGCAACTATGATGTGGCGATTCTCGGAGTCCCCTTGGATACCGGCACCACCTACCGCCCCGGCACTCGCTTCGGTCCTCAGGGCATCCGCCGCATTTCTGCGCTCTACACCCCCTATAACTTTGAGTTGGGGGTAGACCTCAGAGAGCAGATCACCCTCTGCGACTTGGGCGATGTCTTCGTCATTCCTGCCAACATCGAAAAAGCCTTTGACCAGATCTCCAGGGCGATGAGCCACGTTTTCCGCTCGGGGACGTTCCCGATCATCCTGGGCGGGGACCATTCCATCGGCTACCCGACCGTGCGCGGAGTCGCCCCCCATATCAAGGGCAATGTCGGCATCATCCACTTTGACCGTCACGTCGATACTCAAGAGACGGACCTAGACGAGCGGATGCACACCTGCCCTTGGTTTCACGCCACCAATATCTCCAATGCCCAAGCTAAAAACCTGGTCCAGATGGGCATTGGTGGCTGGCAGGTGCCCCGCGCTGGGGTCAAGATCTGCCGGGAGCGCGAGACCACGATCCTCACGGTGACCGATATCTGTGAGATGGGCTTGGACAAAGCCGTAGACATCGCCCTCTCTGTCGCCAGCGACGGCACCGATGCGGTCTACATGAGCTTTGATATCGACTCAATCGATGCAGGCTTTGTGCCGGGGACGGGTTGGCCCGAACCGGGCGGACTCCTGCCGCGCGAAGCTCTCTATATGGTCCAGCGCATCGCCCGCGAAGCCAATCTCTGTGGTCTGGAAGTAGTTGAAGTCTCCCCGCCCTACGACATCTCCGACATCACCTCTTTGATGGCGACCCGCGTAATTATGGATGTCCTCGCCGCTCTCGTCGATAGCGGGAAATTACCGCGCCGGACCCCGAGTTATCTCAATTGTGACCCGTCAACCGAACCCTGGGCGCTCTAG
- the hypA gene encoding hydrogenase maturation nickel metallochaperone HypA — translation MHEVDMTKALVLSLKEWWVASGQPKVERVHLVVGAFTGVEPVSLAFAFETQKCGTFLEAAALVIRETPFIAYCQPCRQEYQPAIGTCYGCPTCGSPLEEIRSGRELKIDHVEYSQPGVAHA, via the coding sequence ATGCACGAGGTGGACATGACCAAAGCCCTGGTCCTCAGCCTCAAGGAATGGTGGGTCGCCTCGGGTCAGCCCAAGGTAGAACGGGTGCATTTGGTCGTCGGTGCCTTCACCGGAGTCGAGCCCGTGAGTCTCGCCTTTGCTTTTGAGACTCAAAAGTGCGGGACTTTTTTAGAAGCAGCAGCCTTGGTGATCCGCGAGACGCCCTTCATTGCCTACTGCCAACCCTGCCGCCAGGAATATCAGCCCGCAATCGGGACGTGCTACGGCTGCCCTACCTGTGGTAGTCCTCTGGAAGAGATCCGCTCCGGGCGCGAACTCAAAATTGACCATGTGGAGTACAGCCAGCCAGGAGTTGCCCATGCATGA
- the hypB gene encoding hydrogenase nickel incorporation protein HypB, translating to MHEVFDAVLGTNLLHANQHLADHNRAHFDEMGVFCVNLMSGPGAGKTSLLEKALVDLKNHFRVAVIEGDMTTQLDAERLRATGVPVIAINTGRACHLDAKMVHGGLHLLAREASLDQFDLLIVENVGNLVCPAEFEVGEHCKIALLSITEGEDKPLKYPLMFHEADCVVVTKLDLAPYLDFDRVKLEANLHEINPEAPIFWVSSKNGSGLGDWLHWLAQRVYTHRAAQPLAVS from the coding sequence ATGCATGAAGTATTTGACGCCGTTTTAGGAACTAATCTGCTCCATGCCAATCAGCACTTGGCTGACCACAACCGAGCGCACTTCGACGAAATGGGTGTTTTCTGCGTCAACCTCATGTCCGGTCCCGGTGCGGGCAAAACGTCCCTACTCGAAAAAGCCCTAGTGGACCTCAAAAACCATTTCCGGGTTGCGGTCATCGAAGGGGACATGACCACCCAACTCGATGCTGAACGTCTCCGAGCCACCGGAGTCCCGGTCATCGCTATCAACACAGGCCGCGCCTGCCATCTCGATGCCAAGATGGTCCATGGTGGACTACACTTGTTGGCCCGAGAAGCGAGCCTGGACCAGTTCGACCTGCTTATCGTCGAGAATGTGGGTAATCTGGTTTGCCCCGCCGAATTTGAGGTTGGGGAGCACTGCAAAATCGCCCTACTTTCAATCACCGAAGGCGAAGATAAGCCCCTCAAGTATCCGTTGATGTTTCACGAGGCGGACTGCGTGGTGGTAACCAAACTAGACCTCGCCCCCTATCTGGATTTTGACCGGGTCAAGCTGGAAGCTAATCTTCATGAGATCAATCCCGAAGCGCCCATCTTTTGGGTTTCCAGTAAAAACGGGTCGGGGTTGGGCGACTGGCTCCACTGGTTAGCGCAACGCGTCTATACCCATCGGGCGGCTCAACCCCTAGCCGTCAGCTAA
- a CDS encoding ABC transporter substrate-binding protein, translating to MANHYLRRLLLPLLLPFWLLTACQSSTPTATAPATSTTTVKLGFSAWPGWFPWQVAEEKGLFAKNGVKVELVWFEGYLDSINALAGGKLDANSQTLNDTLSSVAAGAEQVIVLVNDNSTGNDKIIVKAGITSVKDLKGKKVAAELGTVDHYLLLLGLEKEGLSPKDINFQPLETGAAAAAFVSGKLDAVGVFAPFTTTALKRSGSKALFTSKEFPGAIPDHLVFTKKFVTEHPEEVQKLVTTWYDTLDYIKANPAEAVQIMAKRAGVTPAEYQDYDSGTTIFTLQQNLQAFAPGDDITHLNFAANRITDFLVRSGLTKTKAKLEGILDDRFVKEYAKQKGATP from the coding sequence ATGGCTAACCATTACCTGCGCCGCTTGCTTCTGCCCCTCCTGCTTCCCTTCTGGCTCTTGACGGCCTGTCAGTCAAGTACGCCCACCGCCACCGCTCCCGCCACGAGTACGACTACTGTGAAGCTGGGTTTCAGCGCTTGGCCCGGTTGGTTTCCGTGGCAAGTAGCCGAGGAGAAGGGGCTGTTTGCAAAAAATGGGGTCAAGGTCGAGTTGGTTTGGTTCGAGGGCTACCTGGATTCGATCAATGCGCTAGCGGGCGGAAAATTGGACGCCAATTCCCAGACTCTCAACGATACGCTCAGTTCTGTCGCCGCCGGGGCTGAGCAGGTCATCGTCCTGGTCAATGACAACTCCACCGGCAATGACAAGATCATCGTCAAAGCAGGTATCACCTCCGTCAAAGACCTCAAGGGCAAGAAAGTCGCCGCAGAACTGGGCACCGTGGACCACTACTTGCTGCTGTTGGGCTTGGAGAAAGAAGGACTGAGCCCCAAAGACATCAACTTCCAGCCTTTGGAGACAGGGGCAGCGGCAGCGGCTTTTGTCTCCGGGAAACTCGATGCCGTCGGGGTCTTCGCGCCCTTTACGACCACCGCGCTCAAGCGCTCCGGCTCAAAAGCCCTCTTCACCTCTAAAGAATTCCCCGGTGCGATCCCTGACCATCTGGTTTTCACCAAAAAATTCGTCACCGAACACCCCGAAGAAGTCCAGAAACTTGTCACCACGTGGTATGACACCCTCGACTACATCAAAGCCAACCCCGCTGAAGCAGTACAGATCATGGCGAAGCGGGCTGGGGTCACACCCGCAGAATACCAAGACTACGATAGCGGAACCACGATTTTTACCCTCCAGCAAAACCTACAAGCCTTTGCCCCCGGCGACGACATCACCCACCTCAACTTCGCCGCCAACCGTATCACCGACTTCCTAGTGCGCTCTGGGTTGACCAAGACCAAAGCAAAACTAGAGGGTATCCTGGATGACCGCTTCGTTAAGGAATATGCCAAACAAAAAGGGGCCACGCCCTAG